The nucleotide sequence CCTTGTGCCGATTCTTTTATCAGAACCTATGGCTATAGGGGAATTGAGTACATCAAGCAATGTATAGAAAATGACCCGGAGCTGGCGAACAATCTCGGTTCTGCGAGTCATCTGATTCATGGATCTACTGAAGGTAGGTTCTCTATCAGGTACTGCCCAGGCAACCTCAATAAAGAGGAGATTGAACAGGTCGGTTTCTCTTACGGTTCACTGTCAGAATATGCAAGTCGTTATAATCCTGCCACGCTCTGTGATGGTTGGAATAATGTTGATGGCGAAGAGATTTTCTATATATCAAATCCAGGTCTTGGGTTGTGGGCATATAAAGAGAAATTTGAAGCCAAGTAAAACCTTAGTATCTAAAGAGTGGGGATATATACATGAAACTACTGGCGTTGGAGATCAGCACAAGCTCACATAAAGCCCAATACTATGATACTCTCACTGGTTACTCTCGTGTGCTTTCTGCTCGTAATATTGTGACAGCAAGTATCGATGAGCTTTGCAATCAGGTAATCTTGCTTGGACGAAACGTTGCTGAAGGTAATACGGTCGACCGTATTACAACAGCGGGGACCTGGCATAGTTTGGTCGTGTGTAACGCACGCCATACCCCTGTTATGCCCCTGAGCGATTGGATGGATATTCCTAGTCGGTCATTGTGCGATACCTTGCGAAAAGATGATTCATTTGTGGATTCGTATTATCACCAAAGTGGAGCCATGGTAAACGCCATCTATCCTTTCTTCACCTTACTCAAACTCCAAAAAGAGGGGGCATTGTCAACACAACATCGGGTAAGTTCACTCGCTTCCTATTTACATTATCGACTCACAGGGGCATGGAAAGAGACTGCCTCTATGTTAAGCGGTATGGGGTTGCTCTCCACCCAAGATACTTCTATCCATCAGATGGCTAAAGACCTGAACTGTACGATTGCCCCTCTTGCTGCATGGGATTGTGTAAGCCCACTCTCTGAAGAAGCTGGTAGGATTCTCGGACAGAAAGCAGGCATAGCCGTGTTGCCACCTTTTCCAGATGGATCACTCAATCAGGTAGGATCTGAAGCGGAAGATGAGCAAATCATGACACTCTCGATGGGTACCAGTGCCGCTTTGCGTCTTTCTGTTTCTTCTCCTTGGTTTTCTCCGACAAGAAGCACTTGGCTTTATCGATCTCCTACTTCGTATCTTCTTGGAGCGGCAACCAGCGGGTGTGCAAATTGTGTCGATTGGTATAAGACTCTTGCCTTTGCTTCTGATATCTCCTATGCAATGATTGAGCAACCGCTTAAGCATGAGACAGAGATTCCCATATTCCTTCCATTTATTGCAGGAGAGCGATGTCCTGGTTGGATCGATACCCGTCAGTCGAGTTTTCATGATCTTGTTGCTTCTACTTCTGCATCTGTAATGTATCAGGCGGTATTGGCGGGGGTTGTAGCCAATATATATCAGTGCTACGAACAGATACTAAAAAGTTCTCAAGAGATCAAAACCATAAGATTATCTGGAGGGGTTCTTCAATCCTCCTTCTGGAAACATATGTGCTGTAATTATTTTGGTCTTCCGATGGAAGAGGATACTCAAGCTCAAGCATCCTTGTTTGGGGCTTTGGTGCTTGCCTCACGTAGTGTAGGCGAGGATCTGTTTAAGACACTTGCTGTAAAGAGAAATCGTCTAGAGCCGGATGCTAGATTGCATGCACTCTATCAAGAGCATTACAAGCGGTACTTGCATTGGTATACAAAGACAAAATAGACTACAGGTAGGATACATATGAGTTCATTTCGCATACTGGTGACTGCACGATCTTTTGGAAGTTCTGATGACAAGGCTTTGAATTTGCTTAAAGAGCATGGGTGTGAAGTTATTCATCTCAAAGCCACAGCTGAAAGAAGTCTTCAAGAGCAACTTGTACAGCATATTGTACAAGCAGATGGTATCATCGCAGGTCTTGAGGAGTATGATAGTCTACTCCTTGAAACAGCCAAGAACCTCAAAGTTATTTCACGATACGGGGTAGGTTATGACGCAATTGATGTGGCCTATGCTGCAAAAAAAAACATACAGGTCACTATAACCCCAGGAACAAATGGATCTTCAGTTGCAGACTTCGCGATGGCTTTGATGCTTTGTGCTGCACGTCATGTGCCTTTTTTAAACGAGCATGCCAAAAGAGGGGAATTTGTACGTCCTATTGGTATGGAAATGTATAAGAAGACACTTGGTGTGATTGGGACAGGACGTATTGGTGCTGGAGTAGTGAAGCGTGCCAGTGGTTTTGAGATGAAGATTTTGTGTCATG is from uncultured Sphaerochaeta sp. and encodes:
- a CDS encoding FGGY-family carbohydrate kinase; the protein is MKLLALEISTSSHKAQYYDTLTGYSRVLSARNIVTASIDELCNQVILLGRNVAEGNTVDRITTAGTWHSLVVCNARHTPVMPLSDWMDIPSRSLCDTLRKDDSFVDSYYHQSGAMVNAIYPFFTLLKLQKEGALSTQHRVSSLASYLHYRLTGAWKETASMLSGMGLLSTQDTSIHQMAKDLNCTIAPLAAWDCVSPLSEEAGRILGQKAGIAVLPPFPDGSLNQVGSEAEDEQIMTLSMGTSAALRLSVSSPWFSPTRSTWLYRSPTSYLLGAATSGCANCVDWYKTLAFASDISYAMIEQPLKHETEIPIFLPFIAGERCPGWIDTRQSSFHDLVASTSASVMYQAVLAGVVANIYQCYEQILKSSQEIKTIRLSGGVLQSSFWKHMCCNYFGLPMEEDTQAQASLFGALVLASRSVGEDLFKTLAVKRNRLEPDARLHALYQEHYKRYLHWYTKTK
- a CDS encoding phosphoglycerate dehydrogenase, giving the protein MSSFRILVTARSFGSSDDKALNLLKEHGCEVIHLKATAERSLQEQLVQHIVQADGIIAGLEEYDSLLLETAKNLKVISRYGVGYDAIDVAYAAKKNIQVTITPGTNGSSVADFAMALMLCAARHVPFLNEHAKRGEFVRPIGMEMYKKTLGVIGTGRIGAGVVKRASGFEMKILCHDIYENEELKKIHNVAYVDFDTLIRESDFISIHTPLTDSTYHLFASEVFDRMKSNAILVNTARGGIIDEEALAEALLDNKLGAAALDETESKTSPLLGIDTCILTPHAGACTREASSNMSLMAVQNLLDVLELGNCEHSV